A genomic segment from Bacillus cereus G9842 encodes:
- the rsbW gene encoding anti-sigma B factor RsbW has product MMERFEKIEMKIPAKAEYVAIIRLTMAGVANRMGFAYDDIEDMKIAISEACTNIVQHAYKEDVGEITIVFGLYEDRLEIMAADNGVSFDFSSLKSKVGPYDINKPVEHLPENGLGLYLINTLMDDIQIMHDEGMTVLMTKYIQREQVENDGNPISTYNSY; this is encoded by the coding sequence ATGATGGAGAGATTTGAAAAGATAGAAATGAAAATTCCTGCAAAGGCAGAATATGTGGCTATTATTCGTTTAACAATGGCTGGTGTTGCGAATCGAATGGGCTTTGCTTATGACGATATAGAAGATATGAAAATTGCTATTAGTGAAGCATGTACAAACATTGTACAACATGCATATAAAGAAGACGTTGGAGAAATTACAATTGTCTTTGGTCTATATGAAGATCGATTAGAAATTATGGCTGCGGATAATGGAGTTAGCTTTGATTTCAGTAGCTTAAAAAGTAAAGTCGGTCCGTATGATATTAATAAACCAGTAGAACATTTGCCGGAAAATGGTTTAGGTTTATATTTAATCAATACGTTAATGGATGATATACAAATCATGCATGATGAGGGCATGACAGTTTTAATGACAAAATATATACAAAGAGAGCAGGTGGAGAATGATGGAAATCCAATCTCAACCTACAACTCTTACTAA
- a CDS encoding CsbD family protein gives MSESGLKEQITGKVEKKKGQIKEGIGEVTEDRELKNEGKWEKTKGTIKEKVGKVKQKISDELDNKE, from the coding sequence ATGAGTGAGAGCGGGCTAAAAGAACAAATTACGGGTAAAGTTGAAAAGAAAAAAGGACAAATAAAAGAAGGAATTGGTGAAGTTACAGAAGATAGAGAGTTGAAAAATGAAGGGAAGTGGGAGAAGACGAAGGGAACTATAAAAGAAAAAGTCGGAAAAGTGAAACAAAAGATAAGCGATGAGTTGGATAATAAAGAATAA
- the sigB gene encoding RNA polymerase sigma factor SigB, with product MMEIQSQPTTLTKEDVIKLIAEFQQNQCNEAQERLVDHYKNLVYSIAYRYSKGGPMHEDIIQVGMLGLLGAIRRYDYSIGNAFEPFAIPTIVGEIKKYLRDKTWGIHVPRRIKDLGGKIKLAIEELTDHLQRSPKIIEIANHLGLSEEEVLEIMDAKNNYRVSSLDDVVENSSDGSSVARIESVGEVEQGYEQTERRLVLEDIFNVLNDTEKSVIHYIFGENLNQKDTGERLGISQMHVSRIKRQAISKLKQAAFLDT from the coding sequence ATGATGGAAATCCAATCTCAACCTACAACTCTTACTAAAGAAGACGTTATTAAGCTAATTGCAGAATTCCAACAAAACCAATGTAATGAAGCGCAGGAAAGGTTAGTTGATCATTATAAAAATCTCGTATATTCCATTGCATATCGCTATTCAAAAGGCGGGCCGATGCATGAGGATATTATACAAGTAGGGATGTTAGGGCTCTTAGGCGCAATAAGAAGGTATGATTATTCGATAGGGAATGCTTTTGAGCCGTTTGCAATACCTACAATAGTAGGCGAAATAAAGAAGTATTTACGTGATAAAACTTGGGGTATTCATGTTCCAAGGCGAATTAAAGATTTAGGCGGGAAAATTAAACTTGCGATAGAGGAGTTAACAGATCACCTGCAACGTTCACCGAAGATAATAGAAATTGCAAATCATTTAGGACTATCGGAAGAGGAAGTTCTAGAGATTATGGATGCGAAAAATAATTATCGAGTATCTTCCTTAGATGATGTAGTTGAAAATTCATCTGATGGAAGTTCGGTAGCGAGAATTGAATCTGTAGGTGAAGTAGAGCAAGGATATGAACAGACAGAAAGACGTCTCGTTTTAGAGGATATTTTTAACGTATTAAATGATACGGAAAAGAGTGTTATTCATTATATATTTGGAGAAAATTTAAATCAAAAAGATACAGGAGAACGGTTAGGTATTTCGCAAATGCACGTTTCTCGTATTAAAAGACAAGCGATAAGTAAATTGAAGCAAGCTGCATTTTTAGATACATAA
- a CDS encoding fused response regulator/phosphatase: MSILIVDDNPVNIFVIEKILKQAGYHDLVSLNSAQELFEYIQFGKDSSRHNEIDLILLDIMMPKIDGLEVCRRLQKEEKFKDIPIIFVTALEDANKLAEALDMGAMDYITKPINKVELLARMRVALRLKSELNWHKEQEENLRNELDLATQVQRNLLSSPLREDYIKIEASYLPSFKLAGDMYYWYKIDENRYGIILLDVMGHGISASLVCMFISSVLRETIKSLIDPELVIKDLNKYMTLLHNENDDIPYYFTAIYLVVDTEKRTIEYVNAGHPSGYVLVDETNMVELNRGSCAVGFFDEIKVEKTVIPFEKNAQIVLFTDGVLEAIANDEFEAEEKLRTFTERKWGDLEGEIEGFYKGEQKKAQSDDMCLIMIQTNAK, translated from the coding sequence GTGTCCATTTTAATTGTTGATGATAATCCGGTTAACATATTTGTAATTGAGAAAATTTTAAAACAAGCCGGATATCATGATCTTGTATCGCTCAATTCTGCACAAGAGCTCTTCGAATACATACAGTTTGGAAAAGATTCTTCCAGGCATAATGAAATTGACTTAATACTATTAGATATTATGATGCCTAAAATTGATGGACTTGAAGTTTGTAGGCGATTACAAAAAGAGGAGAAGTTTAAAGATATTCCTATTATTTTTGTTACAGCTTTAGAGGATGCAAATAAGTTGGCCGAAGCTCTTGATATGGGGGCAATGGATTATATTACGAAACCTATAAATAAAGTTGAACTATTAGCACGTATGCGTGTAGCGTTACGCTTGAAATCGGAATTAAATTGGCATAAAGAACAAGAAGAAAATCTTCGGAATGAACTAGATTTAGCTACGCAAGTACAAAGAAACTTATTAAGTAGCCCATTAAGAGAAGATTATATAAAAATTGAAGCAAGTTACTTACCTTCATTTAAATTAGCTGGAGATATGTATTATTGGTATAAAATCGATGAAAACCGCTACGGTATTATATTATTAGACGTGATGGGACATGGTATATCTGCTTCATTAGTTTGTATGTTTATTTCGTCTGTATTACGTGAAACGATTAAATCTTTAATCGATCCAGAACTTGTCATTAAAGACTTAAATAAATATATGACTCTTTTACATAATGAGAATGACGATATTCCATATTATTTTACAGCGATATATTTAGTAGTAGATACAGAAAAGAGAACGATTGAATATGTAAATGCAGGGCATCCTTCTGGATACGTTTTAGTTGATGAAACAAATATGGTTGAACTAAATCGCGGGAGTTGTGCGGTAGGATTTTTTGATGAAATAAAAGTTGAAAAGACAGTTATACCTTTTGAGAAGAACGCTCAAATCGTATTGTTTACAGATGGTGTTCTTGAAGCAATTGCAAATGATGAATTTGAGGCTGAAGAGAAATTACGTACTTTTACAGAAAGAAAATGGGGAGATTTAGAAGGCGAGATAGAAGGGTTTTATAAGGGAGAACAGAAGAAAGCACAATCAGATGATATGTGCCTAATTATGATACAAACGAATGCAAAATAA
- the rsbV gene encoding anti sigma b factor antagonist RsbV → MMNLEINILQNDVGYTVQLNGEIDAYTASDLKNKVMPITSEKEVHIVVDFHNVDYMDSTGLGVFIALLKAVKKNDGKLEFIGVSKRLKRLFDITGLTEILNLNSDFEKVERR, encoded by the coding sequence ATGATGAATTTGGAAATAAATATTTTGCAAAATGATGTAGGTTATACGGTACAACTTAATGGTGAGATTGATGCGTATACGGCATCAGATTTAAAAAATAAGGTAATGCCTATTACAAGCGAAAAAGAGGTTCATATTGTAGTAGATTTTCATAACGTAGATTATATGGATAGTACTGGTTTAGGTGTTTTTATAGCGCTATTAAAAGCAGTTAAGAAAAATGATGGAAAACTAGAGTTTATCGGTGTATCTAAAAGATTAAAAAGATTATTCGATATTACAGGGTTAACAGAAATATTAAATTTGAATTCCGATTTTGAAAAAGTAGAAAGAAGGTGA
- a CDS encoding CheR family methyltransferase gives MENKYYNFDPSVDTDKRTNLEIELLLEAVFKLSGFDFRQYARTSIYRRICNRMQLSNIPTISKLIEKVIHEEGFLEQLLNDFSINVTEMFRNPAFFKALREHVIPELKKHPEIRIWHAGCATGEEVLSMSILLHEEGLSEKAVIYATDMNTNVLEKAKQGILSLNKMQTYTKNYLQAGGTQAFSNYYSTDSRFAYFNPSLLQNIIFAQHNLVTDQSFNEFHIILCRNVLIYFTSKLQNQVQQLFYESLSHNGFLCLGNKETLRFSDIMPHYTQFNPSEQIYQKIQ, from the coding sequence GTGGAAAATAAGTATTATAATTTTGATCCATCAGTAGATACGGATAAGCGTACGAACTTAGAAATTGAATTACTATTAGAAGCGGTATTTAAACTATCAGGATTTGATTTTCGCCAATATGCTCGCACATCTATTTATAGAAGGATTTGCAATAGAATGCAGCTCTCTAATATCCCTACCATTTCAAAATTAATTGAAAAAGTAATTCATGAAGAAGGGTTTTTAGAACAGTTATTAAATGATTTCTCCATTAATGTAACTGAGATGTTCCGTAATCCTGCTTTTTTTAAAGCGCTAAGAGAGCATGTTATTCCTGAATTGAAAAAACATCCTGAAATTAGAATTTGGCATGCTGGATGCGCAACTGGTGAAGAAGTATTATCAATGTCCATCTTACTTCACGAAGAAGGATTAAGTGAAAAGGCTGTTATTTATGCAACAGATATGAATACAAATGTGTTAGAAAAAGCAAAACAAGGCATACTTTCATTAAATAAAATGCAAACTTACACGAAAAACTATTTACAAGCTGGCGGTACACAAGCATTTTCTAACTATTATTCGACGGATAGTCGTTTTGCTTATTTCAATCCATCACTTTTACAAAACATTATTTTTGCACAGCATAATTTAGTAACCGATCAATCTTTTAACGAGTTTCATATTATACTTTGTCGTAACGTTTTAATTTACTTTACAAGTAAACTTCAAAACCAAGTGCAGCAACTATTTTATGAAAGTTTAAGTCACAATGGATTTCTATGTTTAGGGAATAAAGAAACTCTTCGTTTTTCAGATATAATGCCGCATTATACCCAATTTAATCCTAGCGAACAAATTTATCAAAAAATACAATAA
- a CDS encoding GlsB/YeaQ/YmgE family stress response membrane protein yields the protein MGLIITCIVGGLIGALAGMITGKDFPLGIVGNVIAGLIGSWVGSALFGHWGPEWGGIFILPALLGAIVFILIVTFFSRMLRKA from the coding sequence GTGGGACTTATTATTACGTGTATTGTAGGTGGACTTATTGGTGCGTTAGCTGGAATGATTACAGGGAAAGACTTTCCTTTAGGTATAGTTGGTAATGTAATTGCTGGATTAATCGGATCTTGGGTTGGTAGTGCATTATTTGGTCACTGGGGTCCTGAATGGGGAGGCATCTTTATTCTTCCAGCTTTATTAGGCGCAATCGTCTTTATTTTAATCGTCACATTCTTCTCTAGAATGCTACGGAAAGCGTAA
- a CDS encoding ferritin-like domain-containing protein, whose product MSHDVKELIEGLNEDLAGEYSAIIMYNHNAATVSGIYRQVLKPFFESEISDEQGHALYLAEKIKTLGGTPTTIPLPVKQVEDVREMLESARQSEYETIKRYETRKEQAAKLNMTELVVKLEDMIADETNHMEELDRLLNDKAMVLN is encoded by the coding sequence ATGTCACACGATGTGAAAGAACTAATCGAAGGATTGAATGAAGATTTAGCAGGAGAATACTCAGCAATTATTATGTATAACCATAATGCAGCTACAGTTTCTGGTATATATAGACAAGTATTGAAACCTTTCTTTGAATCTGAAATTAGTGATGAACAAGGACATGCCCTATATTTAGCGGAGAAAATTAAGACGTTAGGTGGTACACCTACTACGATCCCTTTACCAGTGAAACAAGTAGAAGATGTTAGAGAAATGTTAGAATCCGCTAGACAATCAGAATATGAAACAATTAAGCGTTATGAAACGAGAAAAGAACAGGCAGCGAAATTAAATATGACAGAGTTAGTTGTAAAACTAGAAGATATGATTGCAGATGAAACAAATCATATGGAAGAATTAGATCGTCTTTTAAATGATAAAGCAATGGTGTTAAATTAA